In Calonectris borealis chromosome 8, bCalBor7.hap1.2, whole genome shotgun sequence, the genomic stretch CTGACATTTTGGTATTAATGTGAATAAGTCACAAATCatcttaaaattcagttttctgccaAACAGTGTGTCACTGTCCTGATTTGTTCCTCTTGGACAATGGGGACTGCTAATGAAAGGCTGAGAGTGGACTGGCGTAGGAGTATCAGTCTGCTGTGctgaaatacacatatatatgtgtgtgtgtgtatatatgtctgtatgtatacatacatatatatgtactttACATTGACAGTCTTGAAAGGTCTTTGTACAAAACTCTGTTCTAATGGTAGATGTTACCCTGACGCAGAGACTGATGGAAATCCGGAGGGAGATTCTAATCCATTGGTCTGGAAAGGCACACACTAGTATATCTTCTGCCTTCTGGTTTTCATACTTGATGGCAGCAGCAACATTTGGATTGCaaagatgaaataatgaaagctgTTTTTGTTGGATTTAATCCCAAGCATTCCAGTTGGTTTTATGGCTTCTGAAATGAAGTTTGTAGTTCTTTTTAGCTGGGCCAAGTTTAACCTTATGTTCCCATTTATCTGTTTTGCTGGTCTTCTAAATAGCGGATCTGAGATGGCAAATTCATGTTTCATGGAAACCTAACTAATGGCTGCTGTGGAAAAGATCTTGATATCAATCTGGATGGTATAGATCAcgtgtgcaaaaaaaaaaaaaaaaaggcttagaaaAATCTTGATGCATCCACATTAAGGCATAACAGAGCCACCTCCAAACACTGTATAAATAGCAAGTCTAAACCACAGATACCATCCACGCCCCTTCCCATCATTTTGGATGAGTATGCCACCACATATTCCCAacaaaaatataactgaaaaagaTGACAAATATATGGGACATGCAGCGCTTGAAAGACTCATTCTTGCTTGTAGACATGAAACAGCCTCCCTTCACAATTATGAAGACCAGATTTTTTTCGGATATGAACTTCAAAGCTCATCAAGTATTGATGTGTCTTGGCAGCCCGTTCCCACGCGCGGGCTGCTGCTGTGCGAGCAGGCGAGCCCTGTTGTCATACAGACTGATCCTGGTGAAAAGCTACGGGCGTTGGCATCGTGTACGCCGTCCGCATCCTTGCAGGACGGAGCGCATGCCGTGTCTGCCTGTGCAGTGACGCAGCCCTGatggaatgtgtgtgtgtgcgtgtgtcagCTTAGATCTGCGGAAGCATTTCTGACCTCCTGAGCTCAGGAGCGTGCCACAGCGCGCTGCAGGGAGCTTGCAAGTGTGAGCTGTTTGCACTGAGAGCATGGTACTTCGACACCGGCACAACGAGTGGTTCTGTAGCCATCTTCCAACGCTTCTCCACGGCGGATGGTTCTGTAGCCATCTTCCAACACTTTTCCAACGTCTGCAGCTCTCGGAGTTTGGTGACCTATGAAAAGAGGCTAGGTTGTAGCACGCACATGTTTGTTTCAGAATGTGTTCCTCTTTCAGAGCCTTTCCTGGGATCTGTGCCTGGTAAATAGGAGGATTTTACATCTGGTAGAGCTGGTACAGACTTGCCTGGggtttttaaagcatgtttatGTGTTGCTGCTTGGCAGGCTTCAACTGTAACTCTCAATTTCATGAACTTGCTCAGTTATGACACCTAAGTAAGTCTGTTCCAGCCCCATTTCCTTCTTGCAGCTATGACCTCTTGGCAGCATCCTAGTAAGAGCATATTTAAAAGCAGTCACACCCCATACTCCTACTGTGAACATGTCCAGGAGAGGATGAGCTGACTGTTTCCATGCAAATTTGATGTGGTGACCTTACCTGGGCGTATAAACTCTTGTGTGTGTTTACTGACGTGCAAGTTGGTGCATCTGTAAAGGCAGAAACCAGCCAGTGCTGCTGTGGGGCATGCACACGGAGGGGAGGGCTTCAAAAGTCTTTTGTAGAATGACTTAAGTTAAACAATACCTATAGAAAACATCAACTCCTCATTTCTGAGGTTATAGGCCATCCCTTTTTCCAGCAAGGCCAGCATAGCtaaacttcaatttttttgttttctttttaaaagaactttgtgtagagttttctttttatcctgGGAACTCCAGCTTATCTTTTAAGAGCAGAGGATCCTAGGTATGGGCAATTGTAAAGTGATTTGGGATTCTGGTGATGCATTTTgacttttccctttttgtttctttcatttaaaatctctCTGGTAGAAAACATCTTTGTTAAGGGGGCATATTCTAGACCTTTTTATTCAAGATGTTGGGATCCAATGTTTATGGGTGGCGAACCTACAGCCAGGTTACATTGGTAGATGACTTCTGTTATCATGTCTAAATGAACAAAATGTGCTATTAGTTGCATGGTTTCTCCTTTATACTCTTCATCTAACTATGTATACAGTATATACAGTTGTACTCTTTatcatttttgtggttttctgcAACAACACTATTTCCATGTCAATTTAAAGCAAATCCTATGATGCAACATAGTCGCTTCCCAAAGCAGAAGGCCCTATTGCACACCCTTGCGTTATCTGCAGAAAGTCTACGTTGAAGCCTGCCTTACTGTCCCTCTGCCAACCGTGGTGAAGAGGCTGCTGGATGGCTTTCTGGCTTACTGTTTGTCTCTGCAGCTGTCTAGGTTCCAGTTTTATATGAATTATTGTTTCTAATGCTATATGAATAAATAATGCTCTTCACCCACAACCGTAATATAAGCTGTAAGTCATGATATGTTAGAAAGATATCAGACTTTTATGACCAGTAGAAGTTCGTTCTTCTCTACTAGAGAGGagataaatgttttgaaaaaggtAATTTGATCTGTATTGTTTGGAACGCAAAAATTTCCATTCCCCTCCGTAGCTGCGTGCCTCTCGGAGGTCCTTTCAGTGTCTAGAGGCTCTTCCACCCTTCTGATGTTCCGTACCATTCCTCTCTAACAAGCCTGATGTTTCCTTACTCTTGCAGAAGAAAACGCAGAAATTACCCTGGATGTGTCATTAGCATATCGCGATGACATGTTTGATGATTGGGAAGAAATAGCACACGCAATAGAGATCAGGAAGCTGAAATGCACCTTTGGCTCACCAAAAGTAAGGTGTTTTGATGACGCTGGAGGTGGGCAGGTGTGGGAGTGTGGTGGGAGTTgtcctcttcctttcctgcaCGGTGCTTCCTAGAAGCTCTGAGTTGTTCAATCGTAACTTTCAAATGTGTCAGCTTTCTCTTGGCTCAAAATCTTTGAAAACCTGATGAGCTCCACATGCAAATGGTTCTGTTTGGTGATAGAAGAGAAGGGGATGAAATTGAAGGTAGACTTAAAACTGTAAGGAAGAAAAGGTGTGAGGTCAACACACAGATCCAGGTGCAAGCAGAATTGTCCTCTGCAGTTGTGATGAGGCTGGAACTTGAATGCTTTGAGATCTATATACCCCAAACCATCCTAGAGAACTTGGACCTTTCCATCTTGTGCTTCTGTGATGGACAAAACCTTGTTCTTCAGGAGTGGTGAGGAAATAGCCCACCAGGGACCCTGCAGCACTCAAAGAACCTGGAGAGGTGGGGCAAGAGtttcttaaaataacttcttATGCCTCAAGCTACAAAGCTTAGGAGCAGAGAGCGCAGCTAGCAGTTGAGAACAAAGCATCTTGTTTAAATAAAGATGTTTCTTCTTGGGCTGCAGACTGTAATTCCTGTGCTTAAATTAATCTGGTGTCTCTTTACCATGCCGTGTTTTTCAGTTCTGTGTCTTGTTCTCCCATTTTGCAGTCCCTTTCAGCAACccccttatagaatcatagaatcattaaggttggaaaagacctctaagatcatcgagtccaaccatcgacccaacactaccatgcccactaaaccatgtccctaacatGTCTCCAGTAACACCTGTACTTTTCCATACAGCCACATATATGCAGTAAATACATACGAGGTGCAGAGGAGAGTATTGCTAGTAAAACAGGACTTAAGAAACTCCACATCAAGACATGTGTGAGAGGGTTGCATATTTTGTTTTGGCTCAAGTGGTGCTTGCTGAGGGAGGAAGCTTGGATCCCAAAGTAGCCTTTCATCTTGAAAAGCCCCCTtgacttgaaatatatttaaaagcctGAGACATGAACCTGCTTGAGGTCAAATGCTATTGACTCAATGACCCAAAACAATCAAAAACTTGAGCAAAAATGTCCCCAAACTGCTAATGTTCTCCAGCCTTGCAGAGACTCTCCCCAGGCGAAGATTGGAATTAGCAAACAGGCTCTCAGTGCTAGCAATGGTCCCAGCTACGTTCAGCATCAGGGCTTTTGCAGACCCTCACCATGGAGGGCATGCTGGTCCATCTGAGGCTGACCACCGTcttgctgctctgtgcccttTCGCTAGACCCTGGAGTCTGAAGGCCGTCACTACGACTGTGATTTCCTTCCCTTCATGGAGATCGGCAGCGTGGCTCACAAGTACTACCTCATCAACATCCGTCTCCCCGTGAACGAGAGGAAGGGCATTAACGTGGGCATTGGGGAAATCAAGGATATCCGCCTTGTGGTAAGTGTCTGTCTTGCTTCTGTCCACGCTCACCGCTTCCCAGGAGAGCGCCTGCACCCTGCGATGCTGCGGTCGGCAGGGGCatctgccctggggctgctgcagctcctttcTTGATCTCCTCTTTGATCCACAGCAAACATCCTACTCCTCATCACAGGTAGCTCCTGCCTGCAAATGtgcctttcttccttcctgaGGGATGCCCTCTTTGACTGCTCTCTTCTGAGGAGCCTTCAGCAGTGCCACCCTCCTGCACTGCCCGGTGATCACCTCCAGAGCTGGGCTCTTCCCACGGCTCCAAGAGCTCccctctgtcctctcctccctgccacagTCTGGCGTGGGTGCAGAGTCTTCCACCTGATTAAGCCCTGCCTCTCGCAGATAGGAGCTAAGGAGGAACAGAACAGCAGGGTTTGCAGGGACCAGGTCTGTCTTGGAGTTGGCCATCGCCACAGAGATGTTTGAGATGGCTCTCAGCtatccctgctcctgccctcctgTGAGGCTCGGTAGCCATGGGTGCTTTTCCCAGCTGGAAAACCTCCCACCACCGTCCCTCTAGGCAGAAGCAGCGAGCCAGCTGGCTGTGGTGGCAGCAAACGGCGGTGGGAGGATGTGTGCCTGGAGAAATGTGTTAATTTGGCTGATGCGCTTCCCACCAGTGGTGACTTTGCTTCACGAGTGTCTTGTTACTTGTTTGAGAGCAATTCTGCCAGCTTTTTCCACGCTGTGTCAGAGTGCTTCTCTCTCGACTGCTCTCTACCTCGCAATGGAAGCTGCATGTGTTGGCATTTGTTTTCAGGACTTTTGAAGCCTCCTCAGATGGCCTGGGTGCTAAGTAGGCACTTGCTCCCTTTCCTGTGTTGGGCAAACTGCGTCCTTTGAAGAGTAGTTGCATCTACGTGTGCTTACATGTACTGCCATGTACGTGCCTCTCCTGTCAGCTCCCTCCTGTAAGGAGAGGCACAGAGTAATGACGTTAAACCCTGTACAGCTGTTGCATTCCACCTTGGTTTTCCTTAGGGCATCCATCAAAACGGAGGCTTTACGAAAGTGTGGTTTGCCATGAAGACTTTCCTCACCCCCAGCATTTTAATTATCATGGTCTGGTACTGGAGACGGATCACACTGATGACACGCGCTCCTGTCCTGCTGGAAAAGTGAGTAGGGGCTCACGTGCCAGGTAAGGTGACCCTCAAGCAAGAGGACCCTGACCGAGGTGGACACTGCTCCCAGGCAGAGCCCATGTTTGGTGAGACAGGGATGGTCTCTTctgtcccctccctccacccagaCACACTGGGAGCAGGAGACACCCatagcttctcttttctttcccattaaacCCATAGAGAATGAGTATCTGCATTTGCCCATGGCTGTTCAGAGGGGCTTAGCCCCAGAGGGTTTGCTGGCAGGAGGTGATACCCCACCGCCATTGCCCAAACCGTGCcagattttcttctgttgctCTTCATGCACAGCTTTGgtttctggggctctgtgtcCTTGCCTTGCAAACTGGAAAGAGATggtgtttcttcctctccagGGTCATCTTTGCTCTGGGAATTTCCATGACGTTCATTAACATTCCTGTGGAGTGGTTTTCCATCGGATTCGACTGGACTTGGATGTTGCTCTTTGGAGACATTCGACAAGGCATTTTCTATGCCATGCTCCTGTCGTTTTGGATCATCTTCTGTGGGGAGCACATGATGGTGGGTACAACACAGAAGGGAAGGTGGTTTCCAGCCCCATTTGTAGCAGTACCTGGCAACTCCCTTGTACTTACTGAGTGTTGGAAACAATGCTGTGGGGACTTGCTCCAGGTGAGAGGACTTCAGGCtaacttgcttttcctttttcttctcctcctccccacctcttgACCCTCCAATTAGGACCAGAATGAGCGGAATCGTCTCTCGGGGTACTGGAAGCAGGTTGGACCTATAGCTGTTGGCTCCTTCTGCCTCTTCATCTTTGACATGTGCGAGAGGTAGGTTCAGCACTGCTCCCGGGGTGAGCCTTCCCCgtgcacctcctgcagcaggggcCAGCGGTTTAACTCCCGGATGCACAGCCCCATCTCGTGAAGCGAGGAGAGGCTCCTGTGAGTGCACTGAAGCACGCTGGTGTTTCCCAGCAGCGTATCTTGTCCCATAGGGCTGTAAAGAAACACTTCCCACCTCATCTCCTCCTCACCCGCACGGGAGAGCAGTGTGGCCAGCTCtttccaggctgcagagcaggcacGGGGCTCTCTGAGCTTGTTGGCTTCTGTGGCAGCTCggtgttttctctcctctttgcagGGGAGTGCAGCTGAAGAACCCCTTCTACAGCATCTGGACCACCGAAGTTGGCACGGAGCTGGCTGTATCCTTCCACCCAACTCGGGGCAGGCTCAGTCTGTGTTAGTAGGAGAGGGAGGTGTTCCCCTCCTGCCAGATACCTGCGGGGTGTGGGAAAACCCTCCTCCTTTTGGCAGGCTGGGACTGTGAGGTGGGGCTCAGGCGCTGCAGGAGATGCCAGTGTCGTTTGGAAGAAGCAGTCCTGGCAGGTACCGCCAGGGACTGGTGGTGTGCTTGGGGAAGTCACTGGAGAACTGAACTTCTCCTCAAGATGTCTGAGATTTGGGGGGAAGCATGGGGGATTTAGGTCCTGGGTGTCATCAGATTAACCCCAGAGCCAGTGCTCTGCCCgttctgcttccccccccccagccccagctgcgaTGGCATCTGCTCCGGGGCCCTCCGTTTGCTGCTATTCCTCGGGCACGCGTTGCCGAGGCATTTCCATGAATTGCCCTTTCAGGTCCCGTGGGAAGGGCTTGCTTTCACTGCCATTAATTTTGATTACTGGGCTGAGATAAGCTAATGCGATGAGTCCCCCTTCCGCAGCATCCAGCCCTCTTGCAGGAGCCTCTCTGAAGGTTGGCGACGGCTTCCCAAATCTCTGCAGATTTCGAACGGGCAGGCGTTTCGGTGTGCTATCCCTCCTCGCTGCCGTGCCGAGCGCGGGGGGACATCGGAGCCCCTGCTCCCCACCGAGGCAAGGGCTCACCCAGCGCTGCCTCGCTCATGGGCAGGCTGCTGTCCTGAGTGATTGCTGCCTGCGAGAAGTTTAATTATGATCCTTGGGATGATACTAAAATAAGTGAATCACCTGAATaatgttttctattatttctgtttAGCTCATACCGTTTTCTCTTAACTTGCACTGCCCAGATGGCCTTTATTATAGTTGCAGGAATCTGCTTGTgtctctattttctcttcctgtgttTTATGGTCTTCCAAGTGTTCAGAAACATCAGTGGAAAGCAGTCGAGCCTCCCAGCCATGAGCAAGGCTCGCCGCCTTCATTACGAGGTAATGTCCCTCCTTGTTGCGcagattctttatttttaaaatgcatttttgaccTCAAAGTCTATACTGAGACCTTCTCTATCCATATAGTCCTGAATTGGACGATCTGATCTTTATCGGCTTTCTTGTGTTAATCCAATCCCCTAAATGCCTTTTTGTTTGACTGTCATGATGTTTCATCTTTATTCGGGTCTTTAGTCCCAGTTAAGTATTTTAAACTGTCAGGAGGGTATGTAAGCTGGCTCTCCTTTTCTATCAGTAGTTGCCATCTCCCAGCTTACTGAACAGCATTGGAGAATAGAAGAAAATTGCCCAAATTACCGTGTAAATTACTATGGGTTGTAAGTGCATCAGTTCCCCATACCTCCATTTCTCCTCCTGTAATATTAATTATTGTGTTTAATGGAAAGTGTTGCTAAGACCACCCTGTTTTTACGTGGTGTGAATTCAGATTTTTTGGGGTTGTCTTTTCCTAACCAAGTTGCAGGAGGGAAACTGTCCTGCTAGGATCAAAATGCGACATGTTCAGCCCATTGCGCCTGTTTTTAGCCCGTGATTTTGTATGTCGTTTCTGTCCTAGCTGCCTTTAACTGCTGCAAAACACGGGGAGCTCACATTAAGTGCTTAAGTTGAGAGCGCCTGTTGTTTCCATGGGTGTGTAAATATTTATCACCGATGTTGTTCTGTTAAATGGTGGTCACTTCTGATTTAAACAAGTCCATTATCACCCATCAGgaatgcacataaaaaaaaaaaaaaaagaaaattggaattGAGAGAATTTGAAGAAGATATtgagtatttttttccatcttccccTTTAGCAAGAGGCGCAGGACTTCAGCTCGTATTGTAGAACTGCTGCAGCCGTGCTTTCCATACAAATATCTGGCAAGCATGAATTTGATCTGGAAGAGTTAAATTAATAGTCATTTGTTGTCGCAGTGTGGCATAGTAATTACGCAGACACTGACATTTCCATCAAAATTCcagaaacaggttaaaaaaaacaacacgcacacaaaaacaaaaccaaaagcatttgtaagtaaaaatgtaaaactaGTGAAAGCAAGTACGGTATGCAGTCAGATTCCCAACCAAGTGATCTTGAGCCTTAGCTTGTCTTATAATCTACATTCTCCGGTAACAGCCAGTGTAGTTTTGACGAGCTTTGAGAATCGCTGCAGTTTCCTCCCAGACAGACTCTGGAGGTGAGGATTAGTCTGGTACGGACCCAGTACCCACGCTTGGTCTTGCTAAGCCATGCAAGCTCTCCACAGatgtttgttttacaaaagcTATGAGCTATAAGGCTGGCTCCTAGTGAAACCCATGGCTTACACTGACCTGCCGCCTCTTCCACATTAACTCTTGGTAAATCAGTCACAAAAGCAAATGTAATGGAAAGCCAGAGCTGTCCAGACATGCACACCCCGCTCGGAGCATCCGGGAGGAATGCAGACGTGTGGGGAGCGGAGAATATGGGCTGTCGTGAACACGGCGCGGAGGAGTGGGTGGAGGttgttttgctttggggtttCGTGGGTtggaccctttttttttctttgcttttttttttttttaatgcttgtctTGTATATACTAAAAACAAAAATGGGTTTTGTGGATTCTGTTAATGTGACCAGTGACATTTCTCTCTAAACAGGGGCTGATTTTTAGGTTCAAGTTCCTGATGCTCATTACCCTGGCTTGCGCAGCGATGACGGTCATCTTCTTCATCGTGAGCCAGGTGAGTGACGAAACTCGGCTTCCTCTGAGAAGATCAGCCTCCGACTCCCTAGCCGCTGATGACGTCGGCTCACTTGCTGTTCAGAGAAGGCATGCCTGTTATAAGCAGATTTGATAAGTTGCTTTTTAAcaagttgttttcatttatttgaaacaCTGCTATAAAATTGCTCAGGCTGAAAGCTTCGCAAAGGCCTTTGGCTCACGGTAAGGTTTGGGGCTGTGCTGTTTGAAATATCAGCCACGGTTTAGTCATTTCTGAGAATTCAACAAGAGGAAAAATGTTCTGTTCACATTGAAAGAATCCGGTGTCTGTGTGTGCCCACGGAGAAATAACAGAATTCAATCTTCCCTGGGTTGACTTTGCAACCCTGCCGTTTCCAACAGTATCTATAGCTATTTATTCTGAGCTCTGATGCAGTCTCTCTGTACAAATGAGCTGATATCACTACTTAAATATACTTCGATGGTTTACTCCAAGTGACTTTTAAGATTTTGTCTGTTTCAGAGATGTCATTTCTGGTTGCTGCTAAGCATAGGCAGCTTGTAGCTTCAGGAGAGCGGGGGGTACAGCCTCGCAAGTCCAGTAGTGCAGAATTACGGGCGCAGGAGCCGTTTCTCCCTCACTGCACCACTTATGCTTTGGGGTACAGGTGCGTCCCAGTGCAAAATACAACAGCAGATGATTTTGCTCTTAAAGATCTGTTAGACTGAAGCAATGGTTTGAGAAATGCCACTTGGCAATTTGATTCATCATTGAGTGCTGATGACCGTAACCATCACCGCGTATGGGCATAACACAATCTTATCCAGCTACTCTTTTCAAGCTAGTTTAGCTTTCATCTTTCTCCCTtatgtctttttctttaatggaaagcCAACATTTCAGTGTGAACAGTCTGTGTGTCTTCAAATAATACTAATACTGATGAttcaaataatattaatattgatGATTCAAGTAATATTAAGACTGATGATATCTTCATTAATCTTGACAAACCTCTGCGTGTCTAAGGCTGATGCTGTCAGCCTAGGCCCCTCTCGTAAGACAGAAGCAGCGAGGCGGCATTCAGCACATCAGCTCTTCGTATTATTCATGCTGGTTTTCCTTCTATAAAAGGTCTATTTATAGAAGTCTAATGTTTTCAGATGTAACTAGTTGTCTCCTAGGTACTGCCCTTTATGTGGCAATCCTTGCTGAACACATCAGTTACAGCAGGGATATATCGCAGAATATGAGAGATTTTGTCACATTTAAGAGTGATAAATCAAAGTTAAAGAAATCCCGATGCAATCATTTTGTAAGGaccatttttttccagcaaattgAGGCTAAAGAGGAGAATCCTAGCCTGACTTCTGCATCAATGAATCTGTTATACTCCATTTACTCGATCCTGTTGAATTGACGCTGTTCTTGTTGACTTACTCCAAGTTATTGCTTTAGGGggtcacttctgtatttttacagaATTTGGTCTTACTGATCAGCCCGTGCATGTCTGCTTTCTCCCGGGCAGGTGACCGAAGGCCACTGGAAGTGGGGGGACATAACGATACAAGTGAACAGCGCCTTCTTCACCGGCATCTACGGAATGTGGAACCTCTACGTCTTCGCCCTGATGTTCCTGTATGCGCCGTCGCACAAGAATTATGGTGAAGACCAGTCGAATGGTATATGCCTCTAAATGATCTGAAGGCTATCACGGGAAGAAAGCAATATAAAAAGGGTGATACcttttgtgcaatttttttttttggccaaagtACATGTTCAGCACATTGAAATGTTATGCAAATGATTGTTTGGTTTTCCTAGCGGACATTTTAATTAATGACCAGGTTAGTATTGAGTATTTAGCCAAGGCTGTCTAAAACCTTCTAGATAATTTCTGTACTTTTTAGCATTGCCCAGTTGTAATTGTGGGAGggacaaggaaaggagaaaatagaaatCTGGGCAAGTGGAGAATGGCGATGCTGTTGGTTTCCTTTATCAGTAGCACAGAAATCGTCCTTTACTGATATGCTTGTATTTAAATAActgtaaataaaagcatttatagaAATGTTGCATAGTCCATAGCTCAGGTAGGTCCTGAGAACCTGGAGggaataaaacaaattttttactTTCTAATTGTCAAATATTTTATTGTGAGACCAGGCTAACAAAATAACTTTGTTTCTCAGGTGACCTGGGAGTAAACAGTGGGGAAGAGCTTCAgctcaccaccaccatcacccacGTGGATGGGCCGACGGAGGTTTATAAGCTGGCTCGCAAGGAGGCTCAGGAGTAACGCTGAGATGGCCTCAGCTGGGACCCAGACCGGGGTGGAGAGCAAAGGGAAGAGACCTCTCTGACCTAACTTGCTTCTCGAGCACCCCGT encodes the following:
- the WLS gene encoding protein wntless homolog, with the protein product MAGAIIENMSTKKLCIVGGILLVFQVIAFLVGGLIAPSPTTAVPYTSVKCIDVRKNHHKTKWLMPWGPNHCEKLKDFDEAVSRQIEANDIVFAVHIPLPSKEMSPWFQFMLFIMQLDIAFKMDNDLKENAEITLDVSLAYRDDMFDDWEEIAHAIEIRKLKCTFGSPKTLESEGRHYDCDFLPFMEIGSVAHKYYLINIRLPVNERKGINVGIGEIKDIRLVGIHQNGGFTKVWFAMKTFLTPSILIIMVWYWRRITLMTRAPVLLEKVIFALGISMTFINIPVEWFSIGFDWTWMLLFGDIRQGIFYAMLLSFWIIFCGEHMMDQNERNRLSGYWKQVGPIAVGSFCLFIFDMCERGVQLKNPFYSIWTTEVGTELAMAFIIVAGICLCLYFLFLCFMVFQVFRNISGKQSSLPAMSKARRLHYEGLIFRFKFLMLITLACAAMTVIFFIVSQVTEGHWKWGDITIQVNSAFFTGIYGMWNLYVFALMFLYAPSHKNYGEDQSNGDLGVNSGEELQLTTTITHVDGPTEVYKLARKEAQE